The Colias croceus chromosome 11, ilColCroc2.1 genome has a segment encoding these proteins:
- the LOC123695853 gene encoding cytokine receptor, producing MADCIDSRITTKCISRTGRVPQLRTWIWILLLQCLISFPCIFSKCLTVDLTVRIYPEGDFPLPYGQPLELICVAENYSSSDIVFTLSGKPVESEVINSTSRRLYIEKLEKNVYPYFCANTKTNKKCVSRVLVDSPPEDILDFKCISKNLEILNCSWTSPESLSITTYNLTFAANGNFVKPCVAEKVENSRTRYCVWNTTSKPRYRQQEEVQFFNLTACNVFGCNSQNFTINHYAIVKPQPPSELKTIKIGTHKVVLKWSISNNMYDFVPCGVQHKIQYQIAKIDNKTSFHEVDTSMLPIKNKTYKFNLTNLEYAHMQYEVRIYIKSVMAPDSPDFWSDFSYVVFYTASERPQRPPDTAAGAFDRSLYVDRRILYIYWKQLEYYEEAGANFTYKVLVSQDNKTQTLFPDKSKSLSYVMLNASLSSLDVDIWSFNINGSSVNSSHLYIPPEKDIHSLGLTSFTKLAYENGTYELSWIGIKNIDNYTLFWCQHNSTNICAGQMDFAVLEPHKNHHVIDLPREHRYQFAISANNGSRTSGMVWAKCDISKEGFVMYRFNLNLNYDAPGKSFVTLRWQMECILQDGIITGFNISYCPIIKTSTLCDKSVASKDLYIPDPKQTYVTIENLLPFRTYQFTIAIDTIYGQKTVRNATAVLTTSEDRPTSPTNLVISNVRNDSLVISWDPPLQRNGNIGKYVIYNYDKEIYVDSVPGTDTSSRKVTLLGLQGFNNYSLSVQACNIAIGLCSKPSPKNGIFVRTRIGAPSRLRAPTVTNNPDVLKWDPPEVPGGTVDLYQIMRIRDDKEPEFINTTNLSYSLTHCDGVLSSETYQVRALNYDEDLYHGVMGNVNITERNSSNIEIYAGPWSEPSLVACRSRDGLAMILILMGLFAVGGFVYGAIKLYRKYRKMEDIKPVLPYGLGEPEKDRTKFTYPDWNPSNKDEKPSSDEMLLLPNSKSTVSSTDIKQKDDNCAASDHTDSTALSDSSAGPVDRQVSTSDDGSNSSLHLEAETDKGDDSTIVQEEDSSNEDTESSRESSPYFSDKNFKKNPTSGYVQPVVNPATGYVQSAPANKNTPQIPNSQPTTSSYVMAGLPSPLFTMPTAPIKGLNPAPSSGYVLPEETQVKSMMGFPKLAPTAPKVMGPESLPTLPTLPPPVKPSADNSYIQLQSLDSLPSLKTSVRNTVPLKPPASNGYVSPGDVVINKHLNNMLSAGQLSEESAILDPTMSPDAYCRFSWSTDPANDNLHSLLADSPSRSVPKN from the coding sequence ATGGCAGACTGTATAGATTCGCGTATAACAACAAAGTGTATTTCAAGAACTGGAAGAGTTCCGCAGTTACGAACATGGATTTGGATTTTATTATTGCAGTGTTTAATAAGCTTCCCgtgtatattttcaaaatgctTGACTGTGGATTTAACAGTTCGAATATACCCAGAAGGAGATTTTCCACTACCTTATGGACAACCCTTAGAATTAATTTGTGTTGCTGAAAATTACTCTTCGAGTGATATCGTGTTTACGCTTTCTGGAAAACCAGTGGAATCAGAAGTTATCAACTCCACGTCACGGAGATTGTATATTGAAAAACTAGAAAAGAATGTTTATCCATACTTTTGTGCAAATAcaaagacaaacaaaaaatgtgtaaGCAGAGTACTTGTTGACTCACCACCTGAAGATATTTTAGActttaaatgtatttcaaaAAATCTAGAGATTCTAAATTGCTCATGGACAAGCCCAGAATCCTTAAGTATCACAACTTATAATTTGACATTTGCAGCAAATGGTAACTTTGTGAAACCATGTGTGGCAGAAAAGGTAGAAAACTCAAGGACTAGGTACTGTGTATGGAATACAACAAGTAAGCCTAGATATAGACAGCAAGAGGAGGTACAATTCTTCAACTTAACTGCATGCAATGTTTTCGGCTGCAATAGTCAAAACTTTACAATAAATCACTATGCCATAGTTAAGCCTCAGCCTCCATCAGAattgaaaacaattaaaataggAACCCATAAAGTTGTTCTCAAATGGAgtatatcaaataatatgtatgattTTGTACCTTGTGGAGTGCAGCATAAAATACAGTATCAGATTGcaaaaatagataataaaacttCTTTTCATGAAGTCGATACTTCAATGCTTCctataaagaataaaacatACAAGTTCAATTTAACAAATCTTGAATATGCTCATATGCAGTATGAGGTCAGAATATATATCAAGTCAGTCATGGCTCCAGATTCACCAGATTTCTGGTCAGATTTTAGTTATGTTGTATTCTATACAGCTAGCGAAAGACCGCAGAGGCCTCCTGATACAGCAGCGGGTGCCTTTGATAGATCCCTTTATGTTGACAGAAGGATATTGTATATATACTGGAAACAGCTAGAATACTATGAAGAGGCAGGTGCTAATTTCACATACAAAGTTCTTGTGTCTCAAGATAACAAAACACAGACATTATTCCCAGATAAGAGTAAAAGTTTAAGTTATGTGATGTTGAATGCTTCTCTGAGTTCATTGGATGTGGATATTTGGTCCTTCAATATAAATGGATCTTCAGTGAACAGTAGCCATTTGTATATTCCACCTGAAAAGGATATTCACTCACTCGGTCTTACTTCATTTACAAAGCTAGCCTATGAAAATGGAACATATGAACTATCTTGGATTGGGATAAAGAATATTGATAATTACACTTTATTCTGGTGTCAGCATAACAGTACCAATATTTGTGCTGGTCAAATGGACTTTGCTGTGCTTGAGCCACACAAGAATCATCATGTGATAGACCTACCAAGAGAACATAGGTATCAATTTGCTATATCTGCTAATAATGGATCTAGAACTAGTGGAATGGTTTGGGCAAAATGTGACATATCAAAGGAAGGTTTTGTCATGTATCGCTTTAATCTCAACCTAAACTATGATGCACCTGGAAAATCTTTTGTTACCTTAAGATGGCAAATGGAATGCATTCTGCAAGATGGGATCATTACTGGATTTAATATAAGTTACTGTcctattataaaaactagtaCTTTGTGTGATAAATCTGTTGCAAGCAAAGATTTGTATATTCCAGATCCAAAACAGACTTATGTTActatagaaaatttattaccgTTCAGAACTTATCAATTTACAATTGCTATAGATACAATTTATGGACAGAAAACTGTTCGCAATGCTACGGCAGTTTTAACTACTTCAGAAGATAGACCAACTAGCCCTACAAATTTGGTAATATCCAATGTAAGGAATGATTCATTGGTCATTTCATGGGATCCACCATTGCAACGGAATGGTAATATAGGgaaatatgttatttacaattatgATAAAGAAATCTATGTTGATAGTGTCCCTGGTACTGATACTTCTAGTAGAAAAGTGACTTTGTTAGGGCTGCAAGGCTTTAACAACTATTCTTTGTCAGTCCAAGCATGCAATATTGCCATTGGGTTATGTTCCAAGCCAAGTCCTAAGAATGGAATATTTGTAAGAACAAGAATTGGTGCTCCAAGTAGACTAAGAGCTCCAACTGTTACTAATAATCCAGATGTACTGAAATGGGACCCCCCAGAGGTTCCAGGTGGTACCGTGGATTTGTATCAAATAATGAGAATAAGAGATGATAAGGAACCTGAATTCATAAACACAACTAATTTGTCTTATTCGCTTACACATTGCGATGGAGTTCTTTCATCAGAGACTTACCAAGTAAGAGCTTTGAATTATGATGAAGATTTGTATCATGGAGTGATGGGAAATGTTAATATTACAGAGAGAAATTCCagtaatattgaaatatatgcTGGTCCCTGGAGTGAACCCAGCCTGGTAGCTTGTAGAAGCAGGGATGGTCTTGctatgatattaatattaatgggTTTATTTGCTGTTGGAGGTTTTGTATATGGGGCcataaaattgtatagaaaATACAGGAAGATGGAAGACATTAAACCAGTTCTACCTTATGGGTTAGGAGAACCAGAGAAAGATAGAACTAAATTTACCTATCCAGATTGGAATCCATCTAATAAAGATGAAAAGCCATCATCGGATGAAATGTTGTTATTACCCAACAGCAAAAGCACTGTATCATCAActgatataaaacaaaaagatgACAACTGTGCTGCAAGTGATCATACTGATAGTACAGCACTGTCAGATTCATCAGCCGGACCAGTGGATAGACAAGTATCTACATCAGATGATGGATCAAACTCATCACTTCATCTAGAAGCAGAAACTGATAAAGGAGATGACAGCACAATAGTGCAAGAAGAAGACTCGTCTAATGAGGACACAGAGAGTTCTCGTGAAAGCTCACCATACTTTAGTGATAAGAATTTCAAAAAGAATCCTACCAGTGGCTATGTACAGCCAGTAGTAAATCCGGCTACTGGCTATGTACAATCTGCCCCAGCTAATAAGAACACCCCTCAAATACCAAATTCACAACCTACTACATCAAGTTATGTTATGGCCGGATTGCCTTCGCCGCTATTCACGATGCCTACAGCGCCAATAAAAGGCTTAAATCCTGCTCCATCGTCGGGATATGTTCTTCCCGAAGAAACTCAAGTCAAATCAATGATGGGCTTCCCGAAGCTAGCGCCGACGGCACCCAAAGTTATGGGTCCCGAAAGCTTGCCAACCTTGCCTACCTTGCCGCCGCCAGTTAAACCTAGTGCAGACAATAGCTATATACAATTGCAATCATTGGATTCATTGCCTAGTCTTAAAACAAGTGTGCGAAACACTGTGCCATTAAAACCACCTGCCTCCAATGGTTACGTCAGCCCCGGCGACGTTGTGATAAATAAGCATCTCAATAATATGCTGTCTGCTGGACAACTATCTGAAGAGTCTGCGATCCTCGATCCGACGATGTCCCCTGACGCGTACTGCCGGTTCTCATGGAGCACGGATCCAGCGAACGATAACTTGCATTCGTTACTCGCGGACTCACCTTCGAGAAGCGTCCctaagaattaa